The following are encoded in a window of Anopheles gambiae chromosome X, idAnoGambNW_F1_1, whole genome shotgun sequence genomic DNA:
- the LOC1272176 gene encoding anoctamin-2 isoform X7, whose translation MCKICRRVHGHCAGTWKYFQDQRRIVDYVLAFNGEDENAEAKQRRAIYQRNLESEGLQIETENCQRIHFVKIHVPENVLSHYCEIMKMQMPMKKLENQDKIIMRDFSIQSTLVRLFRRPLFNFVIIDRQKFAPPEYRLMYEYSRDKPYLFDDREQNFFTPSIRIAVAHFILERTYFSEAVEEKKDIGIRRLMEDQVYLDAYPLHDGCTDLRSSCQRALLLEEWASISKWIKHQPLDHIKEYFGVKIAMYFAWLGFYTHMLIPASVVGLICFFYGLLTYPANRISQEICDDNGTIMCPQCDKYCDYWYLRTTCNISKLAHIFDNEMTIVFSIFMSVWATLYLEMWKRYSSRIQHRWGITEYCSLAEPPRPQYLSRLKNIKKMMFNIATGAQEPSPPFWTKKFPSFLYSYSVIFLFILLTIAAVFGIVVYRMSLMTSKNIYGDGGSVSGKLIIFPATTAAINLLASTALTYAYQYVAEYMTNVEYRRTQTEYNESLNLKIYLFEFVNYYSSIFYIAFMKGKFPGYPAKYNRILHLRQEECSPGGCLMELCIQLAIIMVGKQAIGAITEILIPFLVQKFKEFRSVLGIDAGSAENGERLICCNQWTKDFNLINWHDRSLFNEYLKMVIQYGFITIFVVAFPLAPFFALLNNVFETRLDAKKFLLYYKRAVPQRVRDLGIWYNIMHVVGKVAVISSAFIIAFSSNFIPRLMYMNVVNPTGTDEGFVNHTLAYFNVSHFEANAAPENSTFSNITICRYSEYRNPPDDPRPYKRPSIYWQILAIRLTFVVIYQNLVSFVQIVVAWAIPDVPTKLQDQIKREQYLTNEYIIEQEKLKMALSGTGGCGGVGGSVAGTRYAQNGCVASEDSSPDDEKANYGSIADDNEYPLRMQTDDCEPYAAYGIVTSRV comes from the exons ATGTGCAAAATCTGTCGTCGAGTGCACGGACACTGTGCTGGG ACATGGAAGTACTTCCAGGACCAGCGGCGCATCGTCGACTACGTGCTCGCGTTCAACGGCGAGGACGAGAATGCGGAGGCGAAGCAGCGGCGCGCCATCTACCAGCGGAATCTCGAGAGCGAGGGCCTCCAGATCGAGACGGAAAACTGCCAGCGCATCCATTTCGTCAAGATCCACGTGCCGGAGAACGTGCTGTCGCACTACTGCGAGATCATGAAGATGCAGATGCCGATGAAGAAGCTGGAAAACCAGGACAAGATCATAATGCGCGACTTCAGCATCCAGAGCACGCTGGTGCGGCTGTTCCGGCGGCCCCTCTTTAACTTTGTCATCATCGACAGGCAAAAGTTCGCGCCGCCCGAGTACCGGCTGATGTACGAGTACTCGCGCGACAAGCCGTACCTGTTCGACGACCGGGAGCAGAACTTTTTCACGCCCAGCATACGGATCGCGGTCGCCCACTTCATACTAGAGCGGACGTACTTTAGCGAGGCAGTCGAGGAGAAGAAGGACATCGGCATCCGGCGGCTGATGGAGGACCAGGTATACCTCGACGCGTACCCGTTGCACGACGGCTGCACCGATCTGCGGTCGAGCTGCCAGCGCGccctgctgctggaggagtGGGCCTCGATCAGCAAGTGGATCAAGCACCAGCCGCTCGACCACATCAAGGAGTACTTTGGCGTGAAGATTGCGATGTACTTTGCGTGGCTCGGGTTCTACACGCACATGCTGATACCGGCCTCGGTGGTGGGGCTGATATGCTTCTTTTACGGGCTGCTGACGTACCCGGCGAATCGCATCAGTCAGGAGATTTGCGACGACAACGGGACGATCATGTGCCCGCAGTGTGACAAGTACTGCGACTACTGGTACCTGCGGACGACCTGCAACATCTCGAAGCTGGCGCACATCTTCGACAACGAGATGACGATCGTGTTCTCGATCTTTATGTCCGTGTGGG CGACCCTATATCTGGAGATGTGGAAACGCTACTCGTCCCGCATTCAGCATCGCTGGGGCATCACCGAGTACTGCTCGCTGGCGGAACCGCCACGCCCACAGTACCTGTCCCGGCTGAAGAACATCAAGAAGATGATGTTCAACATTGCCACAGGTGCGCAGGAACCGTCGCCACCGTTCTGGACGAAAAAGTTCCCCAGCTTCCTCTACAGTTACTCTGTGATCTTCCTATTT ATTTTACTTACGATAGCGGCCGTCTTCGGTATCGTCGTGTACCGGATGTCGCTGATGACCTCGAAAAACATCTACGGCGACGGTGGGTCGGTGTCGGGCAAGCTGATCATCTTTCCGGCGACGACCGCCGCCATCAATCTGCTCGCCTCGACCGCGCTCACGTACGCCTACCAGTACGTGGCGGAGTACATGACGAACGTGGAGTACCGGCGCACCCAGACCGAGTACAACGAGAGCCTCAACCTGAAGATCTACCTGTTTGAGTTCGTCAACTACTACAGCTCGATCTTCTACATCGCGTTCATGAAGGGCAAGTTCCCGGGCTATCCGGCCAAGTACAACCGGATACTGCACCTGCGGCAGGAGGAGTGCAGCCCGGGCGGCTGCCTGATGGAGCTGTGCATACAGCTCGCGATCATCATGGTGGGCAAGCAGGCGATCGGTGCCATCACGGAGATACTGATACCGTTTCTGGTGCAGAAGTTCAAGGAGTTCCGGAGCGTGCTGGGCATCGATGCGGGCAGTGCGGAGAACGGCGAGCGGCTGATCTGCTGCAACCAGTGGACCAAAGACTTTAACCTCATCAACTGGCACGATCGCAGCCTGTTCAACGAGTATCTCAAGATGG TCATACAGTACGGCTTCATCACGATTTTCGTAGTGGCATTTCCGCTGGCGCCCTTCTTTGCGCTGCTGAACAACGTGTTCGAAACGCGGCTGGACGCGAAAAAGTTCCTGCTCTACTACAAGCGGGCCGTGCCGCAGCGCGTCCGGGATCTTGGCATCTGGTACAACATCATGCACGTGGTCGGCAAGGTGGCCGTCATATCGAGT GCCTTTATCATCGCATTTTCCTCCAACTTTATACCCCGCCTAATGTACATGAACGTCGTCAACCCGACCGGCACGGACGAGGGCTTCGTGAACCACACGCTCGCCTACTTCAACGTGTCGCACTTCGAGGCGAATGCGGCGCCAGAGAACAGCACCTTCTCGAACATTACCATCTGCCGGTACTCGGAGTACCGGAACCCGCCGGACGATCCGCGCCCGTACAAGCGGCCCTCGATCTACTGGCAGATACTGGCGATCCGGCTCACGTTCGTCGTGATCTACCAGAACCTCGTCAGCTTCGTGCAGATAGTGGTGGCGTGGGCGATACCGGACGTGCCGACCAAGCTGCAGGATCAGATCAAGCGCGAGCAGTACCTCACGAACGAGTACATCATCGAGCAGGAAAAGCTGAAGATGGCCCTGTCCGGGACGGGTGGGTGCGGTGGTGTTGGCGGCAGTGTCGCCGGCACCCGGTACGCGCAGAACGGGTGTGTCGCGTCGGAGGACAGCAGCCCGGACGACGAGAAGGCTAACTATGGCTCGATTGCGGACGACAACGAGTACCCGCTGCGGATGCAGACGGATGACTGCGAACCGTACGCCGCGTACGGCATAGTGACGTCGCGGGTGTAG